A DNA window from Methanomicrobia archaeon contains the following coding sequences:
- a CDS encoding NADH-quinone oxidoreductase subunit M: MIPYTLLQTLMVPALAALIIFLTGRKIGRKAALIANAALLYTTALLFIAAIRVSQGEVIVEEYVWVPQVILAGTGLRVPFGLLADGLSIPVALIINIICTALSFYSLHYVEHRAEVLYGEGGEAEELLYYNRFFWLYLLFPIGFMGICFSTNLILIYLFIEMLVVPLYFIMGFLGYVERFKVALMCFLWGVVGGLFVLFGSLLVYTQLGTFEVSQLGLLEGNPFVRWIALLIILGVFTKMAIFPLHVWMPWVHAEHPTCIAGLLAVYANIGAYVMVRVLIIPLHNDPNFLWFGIPIMAGALLTMVYGSLLTLAQTDVKRFAACSTISQISYSVLGLFAFTVYSVEGGMFYFMSHILGKAILFSTAGILVYVTGIRDMNKMGGLASKMPITALLWVCGALILSALPPLSGFAAEWVLFTGVFTFGVGAMPLGLIIAILSISAVLLTIVYTFAAAKKIFFGPLKPELANDAKIKDPPLTMSVPLLILAVISIILGLYPRIILELLHSVLAVLV; encoded by the coding sequence GTGATACCCTATACGCTGCTTCAGACCTTGATGGTGCCCGCACTAGCCGCACTCATCATCTTTCTAACGGGGCGCAAGATCGGGCGAAAAGCGGCGTTGATCGCGAATGCAGCACTGCTCTACACCACGGCGCTGCTCTTCATAGCGGCCATCAGAGTCTCCCAGGGTGAGGTGATAGTCGAGGAGTATGTGTGGGTGCCCCAGGTGATTCTGGCGGGCACCGGTTTGCGGGTGCCATTTGGACTCCTGGCTGACGGGTTGAGCATACCGGTTGCGTTGATCATCAATATAATCTGCACAGCGCTTTCCTTCTACTCACTGCACTATGTAGAACACCGTGCTGAGGTGCTCTATGGCGAAGGGGGGGAAGCGGAAGAACTTCTGTACTATAATCGGTTCTTCTGGCTCTATCTCCTCTTTCCGATCGGGTTTATGGGGATCTGCTTCTCTACAAACCTCATCCTCATCTATCTCTTTATCGAAATGCTCGTTGTGCCCCTCTACTTCATCATGGGGTTCCTCGGGTATGTCGAGCGCTTCAAAGTAGCTCTGATGTGCTTCTTATGGGGCGTTGTAGGTGGATTGTTCGTCCTGTTCGGCTCGCTCCTGGTATATACCCAGCTCGGTACCTTTGAGGTCTCGCAGCTGGGACTACTCGAGGGCAATCCGTTCGTCCGCTGGATCGCATTACTGATTATACTCGGCGTATTTACGAAGATGGCGATCTTCCCGCTGCACGTGTGGATGCCCTGGGTCCACGCGGAGCATCCGACGTGTATCGCGGGCTTGCTTGCCGTTTATGCTAATATCGGCGCATATGTCATGGTCCGCGTGCTCATCATACCGCTCCATAACGATCCCAACTTCCTCTGGTTCGGCATCCCGATCATGGCTGGTGCGCTGCTCACCATGGTCTACGGCTCTCTGCTTACGCTGGCGCAGACGGACGTGAAGCGATTCGCGGCCTGTTCAACGATCAGTCAGATCTCCTACTCAGTCCTCGGGCTGTTTGCATTCACCGTGTATAGTGTCGAGGGCGGCATGTTCTACTTCATGAGCCACATCCTCGGTAAGGCCATCCTCTTCTCAACTGCGGGTATCCTGGTTTACGTGACGGGGATCAGGGATATGAACAAGATGGGCGGACTGGCCTCGAAGATGCCCATCACCGCACTGCTCTGGGTATGCGGCGCATTAATACTTTCCGCGCTGCCACCCTTGAGCGGGTTTGCGGCAGAGTGGGTCCTGTTCACCGGGGTCTTTACTTTTGGCGTGGGTGCCATGCCTCTTGGCCTGATCATCGCTATTTTGAGTATATCCGCAGTGCTCCTGACGATTGTGTATACCTTCGCCGCGGCGAAGAAGATCTTCTTCGGACCGCTCAAGCCGGAACTCGCTAACGACGCGAAGATCAAGGATCCACCGTTAACCATGAGTGTCCCGCTTCTCATCCTGGCGGTCATCTCGATCATCCTCGGACTGTATCCCCGCATCATCTTAGAGCTCCTCCATTCCGTATTGGCCGTATTAGTGTAG
- a CDS encoding MBL fold metallo-hydrolase, with the protein MNVKIVYDSEAKEGFMRDWGFSCLIEQGVWKILFDTGASGAILTHNLNQFGAQVEDLAIIVLSHKHWDHIGGLRAALHPGVAVCLPSSFPLRLKKAIAKKAALVVEVSEPKEIIPGVYSTGEVGRPVKEQSLVLRTSDGEGVVAVVGGAHPGLEQIMAAARCIGDLHGIIGGFHGFKQLELLRDLKLIMPCHYTRRRKELLHLYPETAVRCGAGAVLTL; encoded by the coding sequence GTGAACGTGAAGATCGTGTATGATAGTGAAGCGAAAGAAGGCTTCATGCGTGACTGGGGCTTTTCTTGCCTGATCGAGCAGGGTGTGTGGAAGATCCTCTTCGATACCGGTGCTTCGGGCGCGATCCTGACGCATAACCTGAACCAGTTCGGGGCGCAGGTTGAGGACCTTGCGATTATTGTGCTCTCACATAAGCACTGGGACCACATCGGAGGGTTACGAGCGGCGCTTCATCCCGGGGTTGCGGTCTGCCTTCCCAGCTCGTTCCCCCTCAGGTTGAAAAAAGCGATCGCGAAGAAAGCGGCGCTCGTCGTCGAAGTCTCGGAACCGAAGGAGATCATTCCTGGCGTGTATTCGACGGGCGAAGTCGGCAGACCGGTCAAAGAGCAGTCACTGGTGCTGAGGACGAGCGATGGCGAGGGCGTCGTGGCGGTGGTCGGCGGTGCGCATCCCGGGCTTGAGCAAATCATGGCAGCAGCGAGGTGTATCGGTGACCTCCACGGCATCATAGGCGGTTTTCATGGCTTCAAGCAGTTGGAATTACTACGCGACTTGAAGTTGATCATGCCCTGCCATTACACCAGGCGGCGGAAGGAGCTCCTGCACCTGTATCCGGAGACCGCAGTTCGATGTGGCGCGGGCGCGGTACTCACTCTCTGA
- a CDS encoding PAS domain S-box protein, protein MWTMKKLTVKGVLILSFTVACALLALYLNIFKGETRVYPHLFYIPVILAGMWYGKKAIYVALSLTAVYILATYYSLAPISIDVLERSAILLVVAYIIGLISEKRAQMDVELKETKDYLDEIIKSSADAIVVVDMEGIVRSWNKAAEGYMGYTAAEVIGESNTKFFADPEEADRIMERVLRDGELKNYRTIVLSKDKKPVHISMSAALLRNKNGESIGTVRVSRDITKEVELERKIEAERDNLNFIFDNMVDGIYIVSSDCKVEFMNKVLIDEFGDQVGGICYAAFHNRYEPCPRCKNPEVLTGKTVRWEWHSRRKNKTYDLIETPLKDSDGTLLKLTIFRDITARKRIEEELRAAKERYRVIFEHTLTPLCVIEDDNTLSFVNTEFEALSGYSREELVGKKWIDLIAEGDLEMVRNYCDERRKGGAAACWFFKLVSREGAIKYVNACIEPVPREKRCIASLLDITELKQKEHKLQETCERLAELDMMKREFLNVAYHEMRSPLAPIIGYASMLEPKLADKEKRYISIIEQSARELEERINHMLELARIDGKKVELTLGVLAVRDVVEKAIRNLEPAAEAKKQEISTFVPQITIPADEQKLYAIFTNLISNAIRYTPEGGRIDIVVEDRGEDICACVADTGPGIPAEHLPKIFERFYMIDTSLTRKSGGLGLGLSIVKEYVKLHGGRVWATSELGKGSKFFFTLPKREITKEE, encoded by the coding sequence ATGTGGACAATGAAGAAGCTAACGGTAAAAGGAGTACTTATATTGTCTTTCACCGTAGCATGTGCACTCCTGGCCTTATATCTTAATATCTTCAAAGGTGAAACAAGGGTTTATCCCCATCTCTTTTATATCCCGGTCATTTTAGCTGGCATGTGGTACGGTAAGAAGGCTATTTACGTTGCTCTATCTCTCACTGCGGTCTATATTCTTGCAACGTATTATTCGCTGGCTCCGATCTCGATCGATGTGTTAGAACGGAGTGCAATTCTTTTGGTGGTGGCGTATATCATCGGGCTGATAAGCGAGAAAAGGGCACAAATGGATGTGGAGCTGAAAGAGACGAAAGATTATCTGGACGAGATCATCAAGAGTTCTGCGGATGCGATTGTCGTAGTAGACATGGAGGGCATAGTGCGTTCCTGGAACAAAGCGGCGGAAGGCTACATGGGTTATACCGCAGCCGAGGTGATCGGAGAAAGCAACACGAAATTCTTTGCTGATCCTGAGGAAGCGGATAGGATAATGGAGCGCGTGCTGCGAGATGGAGAACTGAAAAATTACCGGACAATCGTGTTAAGCAAGGATAAAAAACCGGTACACATCAGCATGTCAGCAGCATTGTTAAGAAACAAAAATGGCGAGTCGATCGGGACCGTGCGCGTGAGCAGGGATATCACCAAAGAGGTGGAGCTGGAGCGGAAGATAGAAGCGGAGCGGGATAACTTGAATTTTATCTTTGATAATATGGTTGACGGCATTTACATTGTCTCGAGCGACTGCAAAGTGGAGTTTATGAACAAGGTTCTGATTGATGAGTTTGGCGACCAGGTCGGTGGTATTTGCTATGCAGCGTTTCATAACCGTTATGAGCCCTGTCCGCGGTGCAAGAATCCTGAGGTACTTACTGGCAAGACGGTACGCTGGGAGTGGCATTCTCGGAGGAAGAACAAGACCTATGACCTCATCGAGACGCCGCTGAAGGATAGTGATGGCACACTCTTAAAACTAACGATATTCCGCGACATTACTGCGCGGAAACGAATTGAGGAGGAGTTAAGGGCCGCAAAAGAACGGTATCGGGTAATCTTCGAGCACACGCTCACTCCCTTATGTGTGATTGAGGATGATAATACGCTCTCATTTGTCAATACAGAATTCGAGGCGCTGAGTGGGTATTCACGGGAAGAACTCGTGGGTAAAAAATGGATTGATCTCATTGCTGAGGGTGACCTGGAAATGGTGCGGAATTATTGCGATGAACGGCGAAAAGGGGGTGCCGCAGCATGCTGGTTCTTCAAGTTAGTTAGCCGTGAGGGCGCAATAAAGTACGTGAATGCGTGTATAGAACCGGTTCCGAGGGAGAAGCGGTGCATTGCTTCATTGCTCGATATAACAGAACTAAAGCAGAAGGAGCATAAGCTGCAGGAGACGTGTGAACGACTCGCGGAGCTGGACATGATGAAGCGGGAATTCCTCAACGTTGCATATCATGAGATGCGGTCCCCGCTCGCGCCGATTATCGGCTATGCAAGTATGCTGGAGCCCAAACTTGCTGATAAGGAGAAACGATATATTTCTATTATAGAACAGAGCGCACGAGAACTTGAGGAACGGATCAATCATATGTTGGAACTCGCCCGCATTGATGGTAAGAAGGTGGAACTGACTCTTGGGGTGTTAGCCGTACGCGACGTTGTAGAGAAGGCGATTAGGAATCTTGAACCCGCAGCGGAGGCGAAAAAACAGGAAATCTCCACCTTCGTCCCTCAGATAACAATTCCCGCGGATGAGCAGAAGCTGTATGCCATTTTTACCAACCTGATCTCAAATGCGATCCGATACACACCCGAAGGGGGGAGGATCGATATTGTCGTTGAGGATAGGGGAGAAGATATCTGTGCGTGCGTCGCTGACACAGGGCCCGGGATTCCCGCTGAACATCTGCCAAAGATCTTTGAGCGATTCTACATGATCGACACCTCGCTGACGAGGAAGTCCGGAGGGCTGGGTCTGGGGTTGTCCATCGTCAAGGAGTACGTCAAGCTGCACGGCGGTAGAGTTTGGGCGACCAGTGAACTGGGAAAAGGATCAAAATTCTTCTTTACGTTGCCCAAACGAGAGATAACTAAGGAGGAGTGA